From a region of the Pectobacterium aquaticum genome:
- a CDS encoding ABC transporter substrate-binding protein translates to MKITLLSGLLALTSCWAHASGFPVTVDSCGQPLTFTQPPQRAVIHDLNMTEMAFALGLQKNIVGLTGITGWYKAPPDFIKQQGTIPELAAKYPTLENLLAVHSDFFFAGWNYGMKVGGEVTPQALQKYGIQTLVLSESCVFTEQQQQRPRASMDLLYGDMLKLGKIFGKQEQAQEQIDGWKQHIAELQTRIGNQPKQTVFLYDSGDDKPFTSGKFAMPTAIIEAADGKNVMDDMETSWASTSWESVAAREPDFIILLDYQTGNGADALRRFLESHPLMKFTPAVQQHRYLKLQYAELTPGPANIAAIDKLARALYPDAFK, encoded by the coding sequence ATGAAAATAACGCTTCTGTCTGGACTGCTGGCATTGACGTCATGCTGGGCGCACGCTTCTGGTTTTCCGGTCACGGTCGACAGCTGTGGGCAACCGCTGACCTTCACCCAGCCGCCGCAGCGAGCCGTTATCCATGACCTGAACATGACGGAAATGGCGTTTGCGCTTGGGCTGCAAAAAAATATTGTCGGACTGACGGGGATCACCGGCTGGTATAAAGCGCCCCCAGACTTTATCAAGCAGCAGGGTACAATCCCTGAACTGGCAGCAAAATACCCGACGTTGGAAAACCTGCTGGCTGTACACTCGGATTTCTTCTTTGCAGGGTGGAACTACGGCATGAAGGTCGGTGGCGAAGTCACCCCACAAGCGCTGCAAAAATACGGTATTCAGACACTGGTACTCAGCGAAAGCTGTGTTTTCACCGAACAACAGCAACAGCGGCCACGAGCAAGCATGGATCTGCTCTACGGCGACATGCTGAAACTGGGGAAAATCTTCGGTAAGCAGGAACAGGCTCAGGAACAGATTGATGGCTGGAAGCAGCATATTGCCGAACTGCAAACCCGTATTGGCAATCAGCCAAAGCAGACGGTTTTTCTGTATGACTCTGGCGACGATAAGCCCTTTACCAGTGGGAAATTCGCCATGCCAACCGCCATCATTGAGGCTGCGGACGGCAAGAACGTGATGGACGATATGGAAACGAGCTGGGCTTCAACATCGTGGGAAAGCGTGGCGGCACGCGAGCCCGACTTTATCATTTTGCTGGATTACCAGACGGGCAACGGTGCAGATGCGTTAAGGCGCTTTCTGGAATCACATCCGCTAATGAAATTTACCCCAGCCGTACAACAGCATCGCTATCTAAAGCTGCAATATGCAGAACTTACGCCGGGCCCCGCGAATATCGCCGCTATTGATAAACTGGCACGCGCACTCTACCCGGATGCCTTTAAGTGA
- a CDS encoding ABC transporter ATP-binding protein — MTEPLSNKPVLLELHHVSVADANRTPRLSDISLSMQAGERLALVGPNGSGKSTLLRVLTSELGATTGYIQLNGQPLNTLSRHERAKRIAILAQNDAPDLRLRVAEYVALGRIPHHGFNTPAQDRQLIEEALDDTGLLPLRHRLLGTLSGGERQRAALARAFAQTPQLLLLDEPTNHLDPLARAQLLSLVRKRGISTLAVLHDLPLITPFADRVAVLQQGTLLRWGTPAHALSADCVKSVFGMESFTVPHPINGSPIRIFEAPELH; from the coding sequence ATGACAGAGCCGCTCTCCAACAAACCTGTGCTGCTAGAGCTTCACCATGTTTCCGTTGCCGATGCCAATCGCACGCCGAGACTCAGTGATATTTCGCTGTCCATGCAGGCTGGGGAGCGTTTGGCGCTGGTTGGGCCCAACGGCAGCGGCAAGTCCACGCTGTTACGCGTGTTAACCAGCGAACTCGGCGCGACAACGGGGTACATCCAGTTGAACGGCCAGCCGTTGAACACACTCAGCCGCCATGAGCGAGCAAAACGCATCGCAATTCTGGCGCAGAACGATGCACCGGATCTGCGCTTGCGGGTCGCGGAATACGTCGCCTTAGGGCGGATTCCCCACCACGGATTCAACACGCCTGCGCAGGATCGCCAGCTCATCGAAGAAGCGCTGGACGATACTGGCTTATTACCGCTGCGCCACCGCCTGCTGGGCACGCTCTCCGGCGGGGAACGTCAACGTGCGGCGCTGGCGCGTGCTTTTGCACAAACGCCGCAACTCCTGCTGCTGGATGAACCGACTAACCATCTCGATCCGTTAGCGCGTGCGCAGTTGCTGTCTCTCGTGCGGAAACGCGGTATTTCAACGCTGGCGGTGCTGCACGATCTGCCACTGATAACCCCTTTTGCCGACCGCGTCGCCGTTTTGCAGCAGGGAACGCTACTCCGCTGGGGAACGCCCGCACACGCGCTGAGCGCCGACTGTGTGAAATCCGTATTTGGGATGGAGAGCTTTACGGTGCCGCATCCGATAAACGGCTCGCCCATTCGCATCTTTGAAGCCCCTGAACTGCACTAA
- the metJ gene encoding met regulon transcriptional regulator MetJ, with protein sequence MAEWNGEYVSPYAEHGKKSEQVKKITVSIPLKVLKILTDERTRRQVNNLRHATNSELLCEAFLHAFTGQPLPNDEDLRKERSDEIPEAAKIIMREMGIDPDTWEY encoded by the coding sequence ATGGCTGAGTGGAACGGCGAGTATGTCAGCCCTTACGCTGAACACGGTAAAAAAAGCGAGCAAGTCAAGAAGATAACAGTATCTATCCCATTGAAAGTATTAAAAATACTAACTGACGAACGCACGCGTCGTCAGGTGAACAACCTGCGCCATGCCACCAACAGCGAGCTGCTGTGCGAGGCGTTTCTGCACGCGTTCACCGGTCAACCGTTACCGAATGACGAAGACCTGCGTAAAGAACGCAGCGATGAAATTCCTGAAGCCGCGAAAATCATCATGCGTGAAATGGGTATCGACCCGGATACGTGGGAATACTGA
- the metB gene encoding cystathionine gamma-synthase, translating to MTRKQATIAVRSGLNDDEQYGCVVPPIHLSSTYNFTGFNQPRAHDYSRRGNPTRDVVQRALAELEGGAGAVMTSSGMSAIMLVCTVFLRPGDLLVAPHDCYGGSYRLFDSLSKRGAFRVKFVDQSDIAALNAALAEKPKLVLVESPSNPLLRIVDIAAICQAAREAGAVSVVDNTFLSPALQKPLELGADLVVHSCTKYLNGHSDVVAGAVIAKDADTITELAWWANNIGVTGAAFDSYLLLRGLRTLSPRMAAAQRNAQQVVEFLQTQPLVKALYHPSLPNNPGHDIARRQQSGFGAMLSFELDGDEDTLRRFLASLELFTLAESLGGVESLISHAATMTHAGMAPEARAAAGISETLLRISTGIEDGDDLVADLDRAFQAAAKR from the coding sequence ATGACGCGTAAACAGGCAACGATCGCAGTCCGCAGCGGGTTAAATGATGATGAGCAGTATGGCTGCGTCGTCCCCCCCATTCACCTTTCCAGCACGTATAACTTTACCGGATTCAACCAGCCACGCGCACACGACTATTCGCGTCGCGGTAACCCCACGCGTGATGTGGTGCAGCGTGCGCTTGCCGAACTGGAAGGTGGTGCGGGTGCGGTAATGACGAGCAGTGGGATGTCGGCGATTATGCTGGTTTGCACGGTGTTCCTGCGTCCCGGCGATCTGCTGGTGGCACCGCATGATTGCTACGGTGGCAGCTATCGTCTGTTTGACAGCCTGAGCAAGCGCGGCGCGTTTCGCGTCAAATTTGTCGATCAAAGTGATATCGCTGCGCTCAACGCAGCATTGGCAGAAAAGCCGAAGCTGGTGCTGGTGGAAAGCCCGAGCAATCCGCTGCTGCGCATCGTGGATATTGCTGCGATTTGTCAGGCTGCGCGGGAAGCGGGCGCGGTCAGCGTGGTGGATAACACCTTCCTGAGCCCGGCGTTGCAGAAGCCGCTGGAGCTGGGTGCCGATCTGGTGGTGCATTCGTGTACCAAGTACCTGAATGGTCACTCTGACGTGGTGGCGGGCGCGGTGATCGCCAAAGATGCCGACACCATTACTGAACTGGCCTGGTGGGCAAACAATATTGGTGTTACAGGTGCGGCGTTTGACAGCTATCTGCTGCTACGTGGCCTGCGTACCTTATCGCCACGTATGGCGGCCGCGCAGCGTAATGCGCAACAAGTAGTTGAGTTCTTACAGACGCAGCCGTTGGTGAAGGCGCTGTATCATCCTTCACTGCCGAACAATCCCGGCCATGATATTGCCCGCCGTCAACAATCTGGCTTTGGCGCTATGCTAAGTTTTGAGCTGGATGGAGATGAAGACACGCTGCGCCGTTTTCTGGCATCGCTGGAGCTGTTCACGCTGGCGGAATCGCTGGGCGGCGTTGAAAGCCTCATCTCTCATGCGGCAACGATGACGCATGCCGGCATGGCGCCAGAAGCGCGTGCGGCGGCGGGTATCTCTGAAACATTACTGCGTATTTCCACCGGCATTGAAGACGGCGATGATCTGGTTGCCGATCTGGATCGTGCGTTTCAAGCCGCTGCCAAGAGGTAA